Proteins encoded in a region of the Cheilinus undulatus linkage group 8, ASM1832078v1, whole genome shotgun sequence genome:
- the LOC121514148 gene encoding cytochrome P450 11B, mitochondrial: MNAQKNAERAAMRAHFRRKYQLSEDYRDTNHLRSVGGRVSLPHELLKIIHPESKSKDNGFNLLKAFQGLSLGTETFAWRKHNKTSTPTPARENTYHTNRFLETKNTPQPATTNRIVTVSIVVFMTTEKLENVLIALEHIQGYEVVDGGGKKSVAEESTVRTSLTGNSNQQTHFVWIKRSMFIGVTVSFRAQGALGSRNLCGVKPQRSLCMTTADTVVEGKSERRKGSDSAGASQRRVGEQVKSFDEIPHTGRSGWVNLVKFWREDRFRQLHKHMEKTFSALGPIYREHVGTHSSVNIMLPSDISELFRSEGLHPRRMTLQPWATHRETRQQSKGVFLKNGEEWRADRLLLNKEVMMTAAVKRFLPLLDEVASDFCRMLQTKVEREGRGEKGRRSLTMDPSPDLFRFALEASCHVIYGERIGLFSSSPSMESQKFIWAVERMLATTPPLLYLPPRLLLRIGAPLWTQHASAWDHIFSHAEARIQRGYHRLSSSKKKGSENGAAGGQYTGVLGQLLEKGQLSQDLIKANITELMAGGVDTTAMPLQFALFELGRNPEVQERVRQQVRASWAQAEGDPQKALQGAPLLKGTIKETLRLYPVGTTVQRYPVKDIILQNYHIPAGTMVQACLYPMGRSAEVFEDPQRFYPGRWGSSKEEGMSVEGAGFRSLAFGFGARQCVGRRIAENEMQLLLMHILLSFHLSVSSSEDIKTTCTLILQPETPPRITFRKL; the protein is encoded by the exons ATGAATGCCCAGAAGAACGCAGAAAGAGCAGCTATGAGAGCTCACTTCAGAAGAAAATACCAGCTGTCTGAG GACTACAGGGACACAAACCACCTGAGGTCTGTTGGAGGGAGAGTGTCACTCCCCCACGAGCTGTTGAAGATCATTCACCCTGAGAGCAAAAGCAAGGACAACGGCTTCAACCTGCTGAAGGCTTTCCAGGGACTCAGCCTGGGCACAGAAACATTTGCTTGGAGGAAACACAACAAGACGTCCACTCCCACACCAGCGAGAGAGAACACCT ACCACACTAACCGGTTCCtggaaacaaaaaacacaccaCAGCCAGCAACAACCAATAGGATCGTCACAGTCAGCATTGTCGTGTTTATGACCACAGagaagctggagaacgttttaat AGCGTTAGAACACATTCAAGGATATGAGGTTGTGGATGGAGGAGGGAAAAAGTCAGTCGCTGAGGAGTCAACAGTGAGGACATCACTGACAGGAAACTCCAACCAGCAAACTCATTTTGTATGGATCAAGAGGAGCATGTTCATCGGAGTGACTGTGAGTTTCAGAGCACAGGGGGCTTTAGGCTCCAGGAATCTTTGTGGAGTCAAGCCGCAGAGATCCCTCTGTATGACCACAGCAGATACGGTGGTCGAGGGAAAGtcagagagaagaaaaggatCAGACAGTGCTGGAGCGAGTCAGAGAAGAGTTGGTGAACAGGTGAAGAGCTTTGATGAGATCCCTCACACAGGGAGGAGTGGCTGGGTCAACCTGGTGAAGTTCTGGAGAGAGGATCGTTTCAGGCAGCTCCACAAGCACATGGAGAAGACTTTCAGCGCACTTGGCCCCATTTACAG GGAACATGTAGGCACCCACAGCAGTGTGAACATAATGTTGCCATCTGACATCAGCGAGCTTTTTCGCTCAGAGGGCCTGCACCCCCGTCGCATGACACTGCAGCCCTGGGCGACACACCGAGAAACAAGACAGCAGAGCAAGGGAGTCTTTCTCAA GAACGGCGAGGAGTGGCGAGCTGACCGTCTGCTGCTCAACAAGGAGGTGATGATGACTGCAGCCGTGAAGCGCTTTCTCCCGCTGCTTGATGAGGTGGCGAGTGATTTCTGTCGAATGCTGCAGACAAAAgtggagagggaggggagaggcGAGAAGGGGAGACGCAGCCTGACCATGGATCCAAGTCCTGACCTCTTTCGCTTTGCATTAGAAG CCAGTTGTCATGTAATCTATGGTGAGCGTATTGGCCTGttctcctcttctccctccATGGAGTCTCAGAAGTTTATTTGGGCCGTGGAGCGAATGCTGGCAACCACACCTCCTCTCCTCTACCTGCCCCCTCGTCTGCTGCTCCGTATCGGCGCTCCCTTGTGGACACAGCATGCAAGTGCATGGGACCACATCTTCAGCCATG CGGAGGCAAGGATCCAGAGAGGGTACCACCGGCTGTCATCCTCTAAGAAAAAGGGGTCTGAGAATGGAGCAGCTGGAGGGCAGTACACCGGGGTCCTGGGACAGCTTTTAGAGAAAGGGCAACTGTCCCAGGACCTCATCAAAGCCAACATCACTGAACTGATGGCAGGAGGGGTCGATACg ACAGCCATGCCTCTGCAGTTTGCTCTTTTTGAGCTCGGGCGTAACCCAGAGGTGCAGGAGAGGGTGAGGCAGCAGGTAAGGGCGTCATGGGCACAGGCTGAGGGTGATCCGCAGAAAGCCCTGCAGGGGGCTCCACTTCTGAAGGGCACAATCAAAGAGACTCTCAG GTTGTATCCAGTGGGAACCACGGTGCAGCGATATCCAGTCAAAGATATCATCCTTCAAAATTACCACATACCTGCTGGG ACGATGGTGCAGGCCTGCCTTTACCCCATGGGGAGGAGCGCAGAGGTGTTTGAAGACCCACAGCGCTTCTACCCCGGCCGGTGGGGCAGCAGCAAAGAGGAGGGCATGAGCGTGGAGGGGGCAGGGTTTCGCTCTTTGGCATTTGGGTTTGGGGCGAGACAGTGTGTTGGACGAAGGATTGCTGAGAACGAGATGCAGCTTTTGCTCATGCAT ATCCTGCTGAGCTTCCATCTCAGTGTGTCATCCTCAGAGGACATCAAAACCACATGCACCCTCATCCTCCAGCCTGAGACTCCTCCAAGAATCACTTTCAGAAAACTCTga